The sequence CCTGCTTGCCCAGACGTGGCCGCCGCAGCCTGTCGCCGAACAACCCGTTCGGCCGGATCAACAGGATGACGCAGAGCATGACGCCGATGGCGACGATCTGCAGCGAGGCCGCACGCGCCTGCTGCTCGGGCGCAAACAGCACGCTGGTCAGCGTCCCGGATCCGGCCCATATTCCCCAGACCAGAATGCTGCCAATGACGGCGCCGAGATTGCTGCCCGAGCCGCCGACGATCAGCATCACCCACACCTGGAAGGTCAGGATCGGCAGATAATTGTCCGGCGCGATGAAACCGGTGAAATGCGCCTGCAGCGCGCCGGCCAGCGCCATGATGGCGCCGCCGACGGCAAAGGCCTGGACACGGTAGAAGCGCGCGCTCTTGCCGAGCGAAATCGCCGCCCGCTCATCCTCGCGCAAGGCCTTCAGCACGCGTCCCCAGGGGCTGCGCGACAGATGCTCAAGGGCGAGGTAGGCGATCAATGTGACGGCCGAGACGACGGCGAGGTTCGACAGGTTGAACAGCAGCGGTGTCTCGGCGAGGCTGCCGAACGGACGTGGGATGAAACCGATGCCGAACGGCCCGCTGGTCAGCTTCTGCGCATTGAGCGCGACCAGCTGTACGACCACGGCGACACCGAATGTGGTGATCGCCAGATAGTCGGATCTCAGCCGCAATGTGGCCATGCCGGTCAGCGCCGCGGCGATGCCGCCGACGATCATGGCGCCGAGCCAGCCGACAAGGATCGGCAGGCCGAAGCCACCGAGCCGCGCGGCATCGTCCGGTGTGGTCAGCAGCGCGGATGTATAGGCGCCGATGGCGACGAAGCCGGCGAGGCCGACATTGAAAAGTCCGGTCAGGCCCCACTGCAGATTGAGCCCCAGCGTGACCAGCGAAAAGATCAGCGCGGTGGTCAGGAAGAAGGCGCCGTAGCCGAGCAGGTCCATCAGCGTTCCCTCACACCAAACAGGCCGATCGGCCGCACGAACAGCACCGCCATCAGGATGATGAAGGAGACGGCGGCGCGCCATTCGGCACCAATCAGCTGCACCGCGCCGGCTTCGGCGAGCCCGATGATCAGGCCGCCGAGCACCGCGCCCGGGATGCTGCCGATGCCGCCGAGAATGGCGGCGGCAAACATCGGCAGCAGCATGTCGAAGCCCATGAACGGGCGGATCTGCACCAGAATGCCGATCATCACGCCGGCGACGCAGGCGAGCGCCCCGCCGATGACCCAGGTGACGCGCACCACGGAGGCGACGTCGATGCCGACGATGCGGGCCAGTGCCGCATTCTGGCTGAGCGCCTGCATGGAACGGCCGGTCTGCGTGCGCGTCATCAACAGATGCACGCCGAGCACCAGCACGGCGGTCAGCAGCAAAAGTGCGATCTGGTCGGGTGTGATGCGGATGCCGAAGCCGACCGGCATGGCGATCTGGATCGCCCGGCTGAAATAGGTCGGCCGCGAGGTGAAGGTGAATTCGAGCAGGCTGCGCAGCGCCATCGAGGCACCAAAACTCGCCATCACCACGATGATGGCTTGCCCCTGCGAGCGCAGCCGCGAAAACAGCACCTTGTCGAGCAGCAGCGCCAGTATAGCGGTGAAGGCCATGCCAATGACCAGTGCGACAAGCAGCGGCCAGCCGAAGGACAAAGGCGCGATCGGCGCTGCCTTGCCGAAAGTGGCGCCGACGGCGCTGACGACGGCCAGCGTCGCATAGGTGCCCCAGGCCATGAAGTCGCCATGGGCAAAATTCGAGAAGCGCAGGATCGAATAGGTCAGCGTCACGCCGATGGCACCGAGGCCGATCATCGAGCCGGTCAGCAATCCATCGACGACAAATTGCAGGCTCATGCCGCGCCTCCCTTGCTGGCGTGGGAAGGGCGTTGGCCGAGATAGAGTTCGGCGACGACAGGGTCGTTCCACAGTTCGGAAGCGATGCCCTCGTGCCGGTCCTTGCCTTCGACCAGCACATAGGCGCGGTCGCCAATGGCCAGTGCCGCCTTGGCATTCTGCTCGACCAAAAGGATGGTGACCCCGGATTTGCGGATGCCGGCCAGCATCTCGAACACCATCGACACGAATTTCGGCGACAGGCCGGCCGACGGTTCGTCGAGCACCAGCACCTTGGGATGGACGATCAGGGCGCGCGCGACAGCCAACATCTGCCGCTGTCCGCCCGACAAATTGCCGGCGGCGGTGCGGCGCTGACGGACGAGGTCCGGGAAGGCGGCATACATTTCTTCGATGCGGCCGGGGATTTCGCGCCGTTCGAGGATGCCGCAGGCGACCCTAAGATTGTCCTCGACCGACATCAGCGGAAAGATGTTTTCCGTCTGCGGCACGAAGGCGAGCCCAAGCCGCACCATGGTGTGGGCGGGTGCCGCGGTGATGTCCTTGCCATCCAGGAACACGGTGCCGCCGGTGATCGGGACGAGGCCGGCGATCGCCTTGATGAAGCTCGACTTGCCGGCGCCATTGGGGCCGAGGACGACGACGATCTCACTTTTTCTGACAATGATCGAGGCGCCGCGCACGATCGGCACGCCCGGTTCATAGCCGGCCTCGAGATTACGGACGTCGAGGACGGTCTCGCTCATGCCGTGCCTCCGAGATAGGCCTCGATGACGCGCGGGTCGCGCGCGACCTCTTCCGCCGTGCCTTCGCTGAGCAACTGGCCGCTCGCCATGACCAGGACGCGATGGCAGAGCCGCGTCACCATGTCGATGTTGTGCTCGATCAAAAGGAAGGTGATGCCGCGCGCATTGATGTCACGGATGCGGTCGATGATGACTTCCAGAAGCGTTGCGTTGACGCCGGCTGCCGGCTCGTCGAGCAGGATGATCGCCGGGTCGGCCATCATCACGCGGGCGAGTTCGAGCAGCTTGCGCTGGCCGCCGGACAGCACGCGCGCCGGCTCATGCGCGAGATGGGTGAGGGTGACGAGTTCCAAAAGGTCGAGCGCCTTTGTCCTGGCCGTTTTTTCTTGCGCCGCCACCCGCCACGGCGTGACGAAATTGGCGAGCAGCCTTTCGCCGGCCTGGCCCTGTGCCGCCAGCATGATGTTTTCGATCAGCGTCAGATTGGGCAGCGGGCGCGGGATCTGGAAGGTGCGGCCAAGACCACGGCCGATGCGCAGATGCGCGGCTTCGCCCGAAACGCGCGTGCCGTTGAGCAGGATATCGCCGCTGGTCGGCAATATGCTGCCGGCGAGCAGGTCGAACATCGTCGTCTTGCCGGCACCGTTCGGACCGATCAGGCCGAGGATTTCGCCCGCTTTGACATCAAACGAGACATCATTGACGGCGACAAGGCCGCCGAACCGTCTGACGACATGGCTTGCCGTCAGAACAGGTGCCCGGCTCTCCTGCCCTTGGCGCTCCGCTGCCTCGCTCATCAAACCCTCTGGCCGAAGACGATCGTTGTCGCCTCCTGATTTTTGATTTGTGATCACACTTGCTTTGATCACGCTATTCGGCTTTAATTTCATCCGCAAGCCGAAAACGGGCCAAGACCGGGAATGCCATGCAAAAGGCTGCCATCGAGCGAAACAACGAAACGATCGCAGCCCAGCTTACGCCGGTCGGCCGCGAGACCGTGCAGGATCGCGTCTATTCCGAGTTGCGCCGGGCTCTGATCGGCGGCCTGTTCGAGCCGAACCAGGTGCTGACCATCCGTGGCCTGGCCGATGCGCTGGTCACCTCGACCATGCCGGTGCGCGAAGCGCTCGGCCGGCTCATCACGGAAAAGGCGCTGGAGGCACTGCCCAACCGCTCGGTGCGCGTGCCGCCGATCACGCTGGAGCGCATCGACGACCTTTTGCGCGCCCGGTCGCTCATCGAAGGCGAAGCGATTGCGCTTGCCGCCACGCGCATGAGCCCGCGCCAGATCGCTTCAATCGAAGCCATGCTCGGCGAATGGGACGAGATGCGGGCACTGAAGCACAAGAAGGATATCGACCGCGAGGCGACGCTCAACCAGAGCTTCCATTTCGAGATCTACCACTGCTGCGGCTCGGCCGTGCTGATCCCGATGATCGAAAGCCTGTGGCTGCAATCGGGCCCCTGCATCCGCGTTGCCATCTATGCCTTTTCCGACGCCGGCGAGGTCGACACCGCGCACTATCACCGCAGCATCGTCGCAGCTCTCGCCAAGCAGGATGCGCAAGCGGCGCGCGAGGCATTGGTGGCCGATATCAGCCGGCCTTTTGCTTTCCTGCGCGACAAGCTTCAGTCCGCCGCCACGAAAGACCAGACATGACCTCCATCAGCATCACCGAGTCGCGCTCGAAGCTTTCCGTGACGGCGCTGCTGCTGCCCGAAAAGGCGCCGGAAAACGCTGCCTTTCTCATCGCGTATCTCGCCACGCCACGCGTCGTCCCGGGCATTCATGCCATGTGGACGGGACCTGAGATCTCCTGCCCGGTTCCGTCAGCCGATCTCGAAGGGGAGGCCTATGCCAAACCCTTGCCGGCGGAGAATGCCACGCTGACGCCGCAGCCGGGCGACATCGCGTTGTCCTATGTGCCGCCGCGCATTTGGGGCGGCAATCCCAATGCGATTTTCGACATCGGCCTCTACTACGGACAAGGGGCGCGGCTTCTGTTTCCGATCGGCTGGCTCGCCGGCAGCGTGGTGGCGCAGGTGCGGACCGATCAGCGCGACCAGTTCGCCGCTGCCTGCGGCATCATCCGCCGCAACGGCGCATGCGACATCACCTTCAGCCTGGTGGAGGCCTGACATGGCGGACGACAGTTTCGAGCTCTTCGATCTTCGCGTCGAGGCGGTCATCCCCGAGGGCAAGCCGATCTATTGCGGCGCCAAGCCCGGCGACTATTTCGAGCTCAAGGGCGAGATGCTGTCGATGCCGGCAGGGCAGAGTTTTTCGATCTATTCGCTTGCCTCCGTATTGCCGTTTCTCGCGGCAAAGCAGCGCCCGACCGACCGCAATGACTGGATGACCACAGACGCCGAGATCGCTTGTCCCGATCCCAATTGCGCCAGCCGGCTGCGGATCGTCAGGCTGGCCAAGCGGCGGTTCAGCCATGCCGAAACCACGGCCGTGCCGCTGCCGAAGGAGAACGACCAGACATGACCGCCAAGACCTTCGAGCTCGGCCCCGGCTACACCATCTCGCGCGTCATTCGCGGTGGCTGGCAGCTCGCTGGCGGACATGGCGCCATCGATCGTCAGCAAGCTGTCACCGACCTGATCGCCACCTTCGATGCCGGCATCTGGACCTATGACTGCGCCGACATCTATACCGGCGTCGAAGAACTGATCGGCGCCGCGCGCCTGCGGTTGGCCAGCGAGCGCGGCCTGGATGTCGCGGCAAAAATGAAGGTGCACACCAAGCTGGTGCCCGACCTCGAACGGCTGGCCGGCATCAGCCGCGATTATATCAGGGGCATCGTCGAGCAGTCGCTGCGGCGGCTGAAGACCGAACGGCTCGATCTCGTGCAGTTCCATTGGTGGGACTATGATCAGCCTCGTTATGTCGAGGCGATGGGCTGGCTCAACGAGCTTCGGCTGGAGGGCAAGGTGCGCAATCTCGGCACCACCAATTTCGACACGCCGCGGCTCGCCGAAATCCTCGCCGCCGGCATTCCGCTGGTCAGCCAGCAGCTGCAATATTCCGTGCTCGATCAGCGACCGGGCAACAGCCTCGCCGCACTCGCCACGAAAAACGGCGTCAGCTTCCTCTGTTATGGCTCCGTGGCCGGCGGCTTCCTCAGCGACAAATGGCTCGGCGTAGCCGAACCCGCCATGCCGCTCGAAAACCGCTCGCTGGTCAAATACAAGCTGATTATCGACGACTTCGGCGGCTGGGACCTGTTCCAGCAGCTGTTGCGGGTACTCAAGGGCGTGGGCGACCGCCACGGTGTCGACATCGCCACCATAGCCAGCGCCTGGGTGCTGGAACAGCGCCAAGTGGCGGCCGTCATCGTCGGCGCCCGCAACCAGGCGCATGCGCTGGCTAATGCGAAAATCATGGACGTCGCGCTCGACGCCGACGACCGGGCGAAGATCGCGGCCGTGATTTCGCAAAGCCAGGGTCCACTGGGTGACGTCTACACGCTGGAGCGCGACCGCCACGGCCGCCACGGCTCGATCATGCATTACAATCTGAACGCAGGCCGCACATGAGCGCCGTCAACGATACGCTGTTTTCCAAGGCCAGCGCTGAGGTCATCGACCTGCATCGCTTCTTTGTCGACTGGTTCGTCGCCGCGCGTGCCGACACGGTGCATTTCGACCGCTTCGAGCGTGCCATGGGTGATGGCCTCAGCATGGTCGCGCCGGACGGCAAGGTGCTCGATCGCGCTGCGGTCGTCGACCATGTCCGCTCCAGCCGCGCCACATGCGACGACGGCTTTGCCATCTCGATCGAGGACATCCGGCCGGGCTGGCAAAGCGCCGATACGATCGTCATCTTCTACGTCGAGGCGCAGCTGCGCGCGGGCAAGCACAGCCGCCGCCAGTCGAGCGCCGTCTTCACCACCAGTTCATCGGCGCCCAACGGCGTCGAATGGCGACATCTGCATGAAACCTGGCTGCAGGTGCCGGAACGCTGAACAGGCTCCAGAGATCAAATTAGAGTCGAGTAACGAAAGGGGAACATCAATGAGAAAGACGATACTCCAACTCACCACCGCGCTTGCTCTCGTGACGATGGCGGGTGCTGCGCAGGCCGCCGACTGCAAGATCACCGTCGGCCTCGTCATGGAACTGACCGGCCCGGCCGGTGAGTACGGTCAGGCCGGCGCCAAGTCGGTCGAGATGGCCTTCCGCGACATCAACGCCGCCGGCGGCGTGCGCGGCTGCGATCTGGCGACCGATACGCGCGACAGCCAGAGCCAGGGCAACATCGCGGTCGATGCCGCGACCCAGCTGGTGCAGGTCAAGAAAGTGCCGGTCATCATCGGCGGCATCATCTCGTCGGTGTCGATCCCGATCCTGACCTCGGTCACAGCGCCTGCCAAGATCGTCCAGGTCTCGCCGGCATCATCGTCGCCGACACTGACCGCGCTCGGCCGCGACGGCAAGACCAACGGCATCTTCTTCCGCACCATCACCTCCGATGCGCTGCAGGGCGTCGCCGCCGCCAAATACGCCATCGACAAGGGCTTCAAGAAGCTGTCGATCATCCACGTCAACAACGATTTCGGCGTCAACATGGTGGCCGAATTCTCTCGCGCCTACAAAGCGCTCGGCGGCACCATCGTCTCCGACACGCCCTACAACGAGAAGCAGTCGAGCTACGCCTCCGAAGTCACGGCGGCGATGGCGGGTGAACCGGACGGACTCTATCTGGTCAGCACGCCGGTCGACGGCGCAACCGTTGCCCGCACCTGGATTTCGCAAGGCGGCGTGCAGAAATTCCTGCTCAATGACGGCATGAACAGCCCGGATTTCATCGAGTCCGTCGGCGCCGATTATCTGAAGGATGCCTATGGCACCTCGTCCGGCACCAGCCCGACGGCCTCCACCGATTACTTCATGAAGAACTACAAGGAATTCTCCGGCATCGAACCGTCGAACCCGGCCGCAGACCGTTCCTATGACGCCGGCGCCATCGTCGGCCTGGCCATCGCCATTGCCGGCTCCGAGGATCCGGCCAAGATCAAGGACGCGATGTACAAGGCGGTCGACCCAGCCGGCACGCCGATCTTTGCCGGCAAGGAGGAGTTCGCCAAGGCGCTCGGTCTGATCAAGGACGGCAAGCCGATCCGCTACGAAGGCGTCATCGGCCCGGTCGCTTTCGACAAATATGGCGACATCACCGGCCCGTTCCGGCTGTGGAAGATCGTCGACGGCAAGGTGACCACCGACGGCGAAATGACCACCGACGATGTCAACGCGCTGCAGGCCAAGCTGCAGTAGGCCGACAGTGCTTCCGGCATCAATCGCGCCTTATCGTGATTGATGCCGGCATCGTTCACGGCAGGTCGATATCGCTTGCACGGCAAGCGATCCCGAATAGGATCGGCCGGCTGCAATTGAAGGATGGCGTGCGTGTCGGACAGGAATACTCATCGGGCCGTCCGGTTGGTGGATGCAGACGACGCGCTTCGCCACGCAGGCGTGTGAGCACGATGTCGCCTGAAACGCAACGGCTTTTATCCGCTCTTGGCGACAGGCTGGGCGCCGGCGGCGTGCTCGCCGGCTCTGATGTCGACCAGCGCTATCGCGACGATCCCGACGGCAAGCTTGGCGCGCTACCCGAAGTGGTGCTGCGTCCGCGCGATACCGTCGGTGTCGCGGCGGCCCTCGCCGGATGCAATGCTGTCGGCCAGCCGGTCGTGGTCCAGGGCGGCCGCACAGGACTGGCCGGCGGCACACGCGTCCAGCCGGGCGAGATCGTGCTGTCGCTGGAGCGCATGAGCGGCCTTGCCGCGCCGGATGGTCAAGCCGCCACCATCGTCGCCGAAGCCGGTGCGACGCTGCAGGCGGTGCAGGAGGCGGCTGATGGCGCCGGGCTGATGTTCGGCGTCGATATCGGCGCTCGTGGTTCGGCCACGGTCGGCGGCAACATCGCCACCAATGCCGGCGGCATCCGCGTGCTGCGCTACGGCATGTACCGCGCGCAGGTGCTGGGGCTGGAGGCCGTGCTTGCCGATGGCAGCGTGCTGTCCTCGCTCAAGGGCCTGCCCAAGGACAATTCCGGCTACGACCTCGGCCAGCTCTTCATCGGCGCGGAAGGCACGCTTGGCGTCGTCACCCGCGCCGCGCTCAGGTTGCATCCGAAGCCGGCATCGGAGGTGAACGCCTTCTGCGCGCTCGCTTCGCTCGATGCGGCGATCGCCCTGCTCGGGCTGCTGCGGCAAAAGCTCGGCCCGCTATTGTCCGCCTATGAGGTGAATTTCGCACCGCTCTATGACGTCATGGCGGCCAGCATGGCTATGCCGGCACCGTTGCCGGCAGGCTCACCCGTCTATGTGCTGGCCGAGATCCAGGGCAGCGAGCCCGAGCGCGACGGTGAACGCTTCGCCGAGGTCCTGATGCAGGCGGTCGAGGACGGCGTGGTCGACGATGTCGTCGTCTCGCAGTCGCCGCGTGAATTCCGTGCGCTGTGGGATGTGCGGGAAGACGCCAACCGCGTCCTGTTTTCGATCAAAGGCTTGATCGGCGTCGACATCAGCATCCCGCTGGCGCGCATGGGCGCGTTCCTGCAGGAAGCCGACGCCGCCATTCATGCCGTCGATCCCGGCGCCGACATCTATGTCTTCGGCCATCTCGGCGATGGCAATCTGCACTATCAGGTCCTGACGGCGGATCCGGCGGCGGCCTACGGCATCATCTATCGCGGCGTGGCGGCGGCAGGCGGTGGCGTTTCGGCCGAGCATGGCATCGGCCTCGACAAGAAACAGTGGCTGCATCTGGTGCGCAGCGATGCCGAAATCGCCACGATGCGGCGGCTGAAGACGGCGCTCGACCCGAAGAACATCCTCAATCCGGGGCGGGTCTTCGATCTCGATCCAATGGCCCGATGATAGGTGTCGCCCTGTAAGCCGGCACTCAGGTTCGTTCCGTC is a genomic window of Mesorhizobium huakuii containing:
- a CDS encoding branched-chain amino acid ABC transporter permease gives rise to the protein MSLQFVVDGLLTGSMIGLGAIGVTLTYSILRFSNFAHGDFMAWGTYATLAVVSAVGATFGKAAPIAPLSFGWPLLVALVIGMAFTAILALLLDKVLFSRLRSQGQAIIVVMASFGASMALRSLLEFTFTSRPTYFSRAIQIAMPVGFGIRITPDQIALLLLTAVLVLGVHLLMTRTQTGRSMQALSQNAALARIVGIDVASVVRVTWVIGGALACVAGVMIGILVQIRPFMGFDMLLPMFAAAILGGIGSIPGAVLGGLIIGLAEAGAVQLIGAEWRAAVSFIILMAVLFVRPIGLFGVRER
- a CDS encoding GntR family transcriptional regulator — translated: MQKAAIERNNETIAAQLTPVGRETVQDRVYSELRRALIGGLFEPNQVLTIRGLADALVTSTMPVREALGRLITEKALEALPNRSVRVPPITLERIDDLLRARSLIEGEAIALAATRMSPRQIASIEAMLGEWDEMRALKHKKDIDREATLNQSFHFEIYHCCGSAVLIPMIESLWLQSGPCIRVAIYAFSDAGEVDTAHYHRSIVAALAKQDAQAAREALVADISRPFAFLRDKLQSAATKDQT
- a CDS encoding ABC transporter ATP-binding protein, whose product is MSEAAERQGQESRAPVLTASHVVRRFGGLVAVNDVSFDVKAGEILGLIGPNGAGKTTMFDLLAGSILPTSGDILLNGTRVSGEAAHLRIGRGLGRTFQIPRPLPNLTLIENIMLAAQGQAGERLLANFVTPWRVAAQEKTARTKALDLLELVTLTHLAHEPARVLSGGQRKLLELARVMMADPAIILLDEPAAGVNATLLEVIIDRIRDINARGITFLLIEHNIDMVTRLCHRVLVMASGQLLSEGTAEEVARDPRVIEAYLGGTA
- a CDS encoding FAD-binding oxidoreductase; the encoded protein is MSPETQRLLSALGDRLGAGGVLAGSDVDQRYRDDPDGKLGALPEVVLRPRDTVGVAAALAGCNAVGQPVVVQGGRTGLAGGTRVQPGEIVLSLERMSGLAAPDGQAATIVAEAGATLQAVQEAADGAGLMFGVDIGARGSATVGGNIATNAGGIRVLRYGMYRAQVLGLEAVLADGSVLSSLKGLPKDNSGYDLGQLFIGAEGTLGVVTRAALRLHPKPASEVNAFCALASLDAAIALLGLLRQKLGPLLSAYEVNFAPLYDVMAASMAMPAPLPAGSPVYVLAEIQGSEPERDGERFAEVLMQAVEDGVVDDVVVSQSPREFRALWDVREDANRVLFSIKGLIGVDISIPLARMGAFLQEADAAIHAVDPGADIYVFGHLGDGNLHYQVLTADPAAAYGIIYRGVAAAGGGVSAEHGIGLDKKQWLHLVRSDAEIATMRRLKTALDPKNILNPGRVFDLDPMAR
- a CDS encoding ABC transporter substrate-binding protein; translated protein: MRKTILQLTTALALVTMAGAAQAADCKITVGLVMELTGPAGEYGQAGAKSVEMAFRDINAAGGVRGCDLATDTRDSQSQGNIAVDAATQLVQVKKVPVIIGGIISSVSIPILTSVTAPAKIVQVSPASSSPTLTALGRDGKTNGIFFRTITSDALQGVAAAKYAIDKGFKKLSIIHVNNDFGVNMVAEFSRAYKALGGTIVSDTPYNEKQSSYASEVTAAMAGEPDGLYLVSTPVDGATVARTWISQGGVQKFLLNDGMNSPDFIESVGADYLKDAYGTSSGTSPTASTDYFMKNYKEFSGIEPSNPAADRSYDAGAIVGLAIAIAGSEDPAKIKDAMYKAVDPAGTPIFAGKEEFAKALGLIKDGKPIRYEGVIGPVAFDKYGDITGPFRLWKIVDGKVTTDGEMTTDDVNALQAKLQ
- a CDS encoding branched-chain amino acid ABC transporter ATP-binding protein; this translates as MSETVLDVRNLEAGYEPGVPIVRGASIIVRKSEIVVVLGPNGAGKSSFIKAIAGLVPITGGTVFLDGKDITAAPAHTMVRLGLAFVPQTENIFPLMSVEDNLRVACGILERREIPGRIEEMYAAFPDLVRQRRTAAGNLSGGQRQMLAVARALIVHPKVLVLDEPSAGLSPKFVSMVFEMLAGIRKSGVTILLVEQNAKAALAIGDRAYVLVEGKDRHEGIASELWNDPVVAELYLGQRPSHASKGGAA
- a CDS encoding TIGR04076 family protein; this encodes MADDSFELFDLRVEAVIPEGKPIYCGAKPGDYFELKGEMLSMPAGQSFSIYSLASVLPFLAAKQRPTDRNDWMTTDAEIACPDPNCASRLRIVRLAKRRFSHAETTAVPLPKENDQT
- a CDS encoding DUF3830 family protein gives rise to the protein MTSISITESRSKLSVTALLLPEKAPENAAFLIAYLATPRVVPGIHAMWTGPEISCPVPSADLEGEAYAKPLPAENATLTPQPGDIALSYVPPRIWGGNPNAIFDIGLYYGQGARLLFPIGWLAGSVVAQVRTDQRDQFAAACGIIRRNGACDITFSLVEA
- a CDS encoding aldo/keto reductase yields the protein MTAKTFELGPGYTISRVIRGGWQLAGGHGAIDRQQAVTDLIATFDAGIWTYDCADIYTGVEELIGAARLRLASERGLDVAAKMKVHTKLVPDLERLAGISRDYIRGIVEQSLRRLKTERLDLVQFHWWDYDQPRYVEAMGWLNELRLEGKVRNLGTTNFDTPRLAEILAAGIPLVSQQLQYSVLDQRPGNSLAALATKNGVSFLCYGSVAGGFLSDKWLGVAEPAMPLENRSLVKYKLIIDDFGGWDLFQQLLRVLKGVGDRHGVDIATIASAWVLEQRQVAAVIVGARNQAHALANAKIMDVALDADDRAKIAAVISQSQGPLGDVYTLERDRHGRHGSIMHYNLNAGRT
- a CDS encoding branched-chain amino acid ABC transporter permease — translated: MMDLLGYGAFFLTTALIFSLVTLGLNLQWGLTGLFNVGLAGFVAIGAYTSALLTTPDDAARLGGFGLPILVGWLGAMIVGGIAAALTGMATLRLRSDYLAITTFGVAVVVQLVALNAQKLTSGPFGIGFIPRPFGSLAETPLLFNLSNLAVVSAVTLIAYLALEHLSRSPWGRVLKALREDERAAISLGKSARFYRVQAFAVGGAIMALAGALQAHFTGFIAPDNYLPILTFQVWVMLIVGGSGSNLGAVIGSILVWGIWAGSGTLTSVLFAPEQQARAASLQIVAIGVMLCVILLIRPNGLFGDRLRRPRLGKQAKVTTAKSSSGS